DNA from Triticum aestivum cultivar Chinese Spring chromosome 7D, IWGSC CS RefSeq v2.1, whole genome shotgun sequence:
GAACTGATTTGGGTTTTGAAGTTCAGAAGTTTTCCACTAGTGGCATACATATGGTATATTGGTATTAAATAAATTGAAGAACTGAATCCTCCGAATCGAAGCACAATAGCATCAAAACCAATAGTTTCCAACTAGCTTCAGACAAACAGAGTGGATTTTAGAATTATGAAATGATTTTCACCCCAACAAACAACCAGCTTCAGACAACTGATTTGATTCAGCAACTTTTACTGGTGCCTATAATCCTACAGCAGTTCAGATTCCTAACTGAAACAGAGTAGCAGAAAAAGTTTCAGCAAACAGACTGTTTTTCAGACTACTAGTTTCGATTCGAACACTGTTTCCCAAGCACGGGCAGATTAGCACTCAACTGAAATGAAACCCAAAACATCCGATCCGGACAAGTTCAAGACAACTGCAATGCAAATAAGAGTTTCTTGCCAAAGGAGAAGAGTAGGAAGTTGAGGATATGGAGGGGCACTCACGAGGCgtcccgacgacgacgacggcgacgtggAGGGGCTGGCGGTTGTTGGGCAGGTCGACGAGGAGTGGGAAAAGCCGGCCATCACGTGTGGGGAGGCACAAGACGAGGTCGCCGACGCCCAAGACTTGGACGGCGTTGAGCAGCCTGGCCAGCTCCTTCCTCAGGCGGAACACGGATCTCCCCCTGAACGTGTGCCAGCCGCTGGTGATGAGGTCCCCGTGGTTGTCCGTCCACACGTACACGATCTGCCGCGACGGCAGCACGGCGCGGGGGAGGGTAAGCTGCAGTTGCGCCCCAACATCGTCAGCAGATCAAAATCATCAAATACGAATTTGAGATGCCAAGAATTTGAAAGCGCAAATTTGGCAAGAACCGAGCCAAGAATTGCTCCCAGGCGAACGAAATTAACACGATTTGCGATCTCCGCGGTCGTATTCCGATGCATGTTAACGACATCCAATCCAAGAACCCAGTTACCAGCTCGCGCAAAATCGACCGGGAAGAATCAAGAAGCGGGCATGGCGGACTCACCCCGGTGGAACGTGGAAGGGGAGGCATGGTCTCCCGGCCGGGGATGGGCTCCACGACCCAGTGCATCATCGTGCTGGTGCCGTCGATGTGGCCGATGCTGGCGCCGTTGTTCCAGGGGAGGTACTTGCCGTTGGCGCGGAGGCAGCCGAGGTTGAAGTGCTGGAGCCGGACGTCGTCCCCGGACCCCGTCCGGATGGCCGTCCAGCAGACCGCGTCCGCCTCGCGGTGGTCGTAGCTGCGCAGCTCGACGCGGAACCCGCGGAGGCCCACCGGCGCCGGCCCGTCCGTGGCGGCGAGGTACAGGCCGTAGGCGGCGCTGTGGAGGAGCAGGTACGGCACCTGGGCGCGGGGGGGCTGGTACACGTGCACCGCCCAGGCCGCGTTCATCGACGCCCGGCGGTGGTGGAGGGAGGCGCCCTGCCCGTCCTCGTCGGCGTGCAGGTACGTGCCCAGATCGCGGCTCCGCAGCCGCACGTGCTGGCCGTGGTGGAACAGCTCCATGGGTCGCTTGAGCTGGACCGCTGCGGAGGAGAGGGGGTGGGCTCTCCGCGGCGGAGACGGGGAGCGGGTTCTTGGTTTCTTGGCGCTCCGACGACGGGGAGAAGAGGGGGAGCGAAAGCTGTTGGTTGCGGCGGTTATGTTTGGGCGCCAAGCCGGAGTATTTGAAGGTGTGCCTGACGCCGTCC
Protein-coding regions in this window:
- the LOC123168770 gene encoding uncharacterized protein — its product is MELFHHGQHVRLRSRDLGTYLHADEDGQGASLHHRRASMNAAWAVHVYQPPRAQVPYLLLHSAAYGLYLAATDGPAPVGLRGFRVELRSYDHREADAVCWTAIRTGSGDDVRLQHFNLGCLRANGKYLPWNNGASIGHIDGTSTMMHWVVEPIPGRETMPPLPRSTGLTLPRAVLPSRQIVYVWTDNHGDLITSGWHTFRGRSVFRLRKELARLLNAVQVLGVGDLVLCLPTRDGRLFPLLVDLPNNRQPLHVAVVVVGTPLHAGLRYADVNAE